The following are encoded in a window of Lentimicrobiaceae bacterium genomic DNA:
- a CDS encoding MBL fold metallo-hydrolase, producing MKVTFLGTGTSTGVPVVACNCEVCKSTDPRDKRFRTSAMITVGDTNIVIDCGPDFRFQMLKQNVENIEAIVFTHQHRDHIAGLDDIRGFNYILNKTMDIYGAQQVLEGIRTEFPYIFTETRFFGAPQICMHTITNTPFNINGIKFIPIAVMHDKLSIFGYRIGNFTYITDASFISEQEKEKIKGSEVIVLNALRNSKHVSHFSLSEAVALIDELQPREAYLTHISHFLGLHETINKRLPQHIRLAHDNLKIEI from the coding sequence ATGAAAGTAACATTTCTGGGAACCGGAACTTCTACCGGGGTACCCGTAGTGGCTTGCAATTGCGAAGTATGTAAAAGTACCGACCCACGCGACAAACGTTTCCGCACTTCGGCTATGATTACGGTGGGAGATACCAATATTGTGATAGATTGTGGCCCTGATTTTCGCTTCCAGATGCTTAAACAAAATGTAGAAAATATTGAAGCTATAGTTTTTACCCATCAGCACCGCGATCATATTGCCGGACTCGATGATATAAGAGGTTTTAATTATATTCTTAATAAAACCATGGATATTTACGGCGCCCAGCAGGTTTTAGAAGGCATACGTACCGAGTTTCCTTATATTTTTACCGAGACACGCTTTTTTGGTGCACCGCAGATATGTATGCACACCATAACCAATACACCTTTTAATATTAATGGCATCAAATTTATTCCCATAGCAGTAATGCACGATAAACTTTCCATTTTTGGCTACCGTATCGGCAATTTTACCTATATAACCGATGCAAGTTTTATTTCGGAACAGGAGAAGGAAAAGATAAAAGGCTCGGAAGTGATTGTGCTGAATGCTTTGCGTAATTCAAAACACGTTTCTCATTTTTCATTATCGGAAGCTGTGGCGCTTATTGACGAACTGCAGCCCCGTGAGGCTTATCTTACCCATATCAGCCATTTTCTCGGGTTGCACGAAACCATTAACAAACGCCTTCCACAGCATATTCGTCTTGCACACGATAACCTGAAGATTGAAATTTGA
- a CDS encoding response regulator produces the protein MAKKNILIVDDDIDYLFQMKTKVEQFGFSTITAESQKEAEQIIETTKPDLAILDLMMENDDSGFILSYKIKKKYPDVPIIIATAVTAETGMTFDVRAEEDKVWIKADLFLDKGIRADQLQREINKLLKI, from the coding sequence ATGGCTAAAAAAAATATATTAATCGTTGATGATGATATTGATTATCTGTTTCAGATGAAAACGAAAGTGGAACAATTCGGATTTTCTACCATCACTGCCGAAAGCCAGAAAGAAGCCGAACAGATAATAGAAACTACCAAACCGGACCTTGCTATTCTTGACCTGATGATGGAAAATGACGACAGCGGTTTCATTCTCAGTTATAAAATCAAGAAAAAATATCCGGATGTACCCATAATAATTGCTACAGCGGTAACTGCAGAAACCGGTATGACTTTCGACGTAAGGGCAGAGGAAGATAAAGTTTGGATAAAAGCCGATCTTTTCCTCGATAAAGGGATTCGTGCCGACCAGCTACAGCGCGAAATCAACAAATTGTTAAAAATATAA
- a CDS encoding redox-sensing transcriptional repressor Rex, translated as MKKLPDKTVERLSQYRRTLYQCLNIGKRYIFSHELGNLLHLTSVQVRRDIMLIGHSGTQRQGYDIKDLIQTIGSIIDSPQGQKVVVVGIGNLGRALMGYFSGKRTQLSIVAAFDTNPDKINRVFAGVPCYPNENLSEIIKKENISIGIITVPASEAVQVAETLVSAGIRGLLNFTPKPINVPPHVYLEEFDMITSLEKVAYFVKQ; from the coding sequence ATGAAAAAACTACCCGACAAAACCGTAGAACGTTTAAGCCAATACCGTCGTACTTTATACCAATGTCTTAACATAGGAAAACGCTATATTTTTTCTCATGAACTCGGAAATCTGCTGCATCTTACTTCAGTGCAGGTGCGCAGAGACATCATGCTCATCGGACATTCCGGAACACAACGCCAGGGATACGATATTAAAGACCTAATCCAAACTATAGGTTCCATCATTGACTCCCCTCAGGGGCAGAAAGTAGTTGTGGTGGGTATAGGAAATCTTGGGCGTGCTTTAATGGGATATTTCAGCGGTAAACGTACCCAATTATCCATCGTTGCAGCTTTTGATACCAATCCTGATAAAATTAACCGCGTTTTTGCCGGTGTGCCCTGCTATCCCAATGAAAATCTTTCTGAAATAATCAAAAAGGAAAATATAAGCATAGGTATTATAACTGTTCCGGCAAGTGAAGCCGTTCAGGTTGCCGAAACTCTTGTAAGTGCAGGTATCAGAGGATTGCTGAATTTTACTCCCAAACCCATTAATGTTCCTCCGCATGTTTACCTTGAGGAGTTTGATATGATAACATCTCTTGAAAAAGTGGCTTATTTTGTAAAACAATGA
- a CDS encoding hybrid sensor histidine kinase/response regulator: MATFKLLVVDDEPGIRSGVSRILQNFKVDYPFMDEHIDYQVLEAESGEAGIEIIDTEMPDIILLDNKLPGIQGVEVLEYVKKRQYDIIVIMITSYASLELAVKATRDGAYDFIPKPFTPQELRSSLENITKQLFLKRMTQKLNKAGKEIRFQFLSVLSHELKAPLNAVEGYCRMIREKQFGENVDAYTEMLDRSLERIQGMRNLIMDMLDLTKIESGKPTQHLTMVDINAIARNAMDTMRPYAIQKDVDMYLNTKESIIMTADNDEIEIIFNNLISNAVKYNKEGGRVDCSVRREKDSVKIIISDTGIGISQEDSERIFQDFVRIKNQETKNITGSGLGLSIVRKIVDMYKGDIEVQSTPGKGSTFTITLPVD, translated from the coding sequence ATGGCAACTTTTAAATTATTGGTTGTTGACGACGAACCGGGAATACGTTCGGGGGTAAGCCGTATTTTGCAAAATTTTAAGGTGGATTATCCATTTATGGATGAACACATAGACTACCAGGTGCTGGAAGCCGAAAGTGGTGAAGCGGGTATAGAAATTATTGATACAGAAATGCCCGATATTATCCTGCTCGACAATAAACTTCCGGGAATACAGGGAGTAGAAGTGCTGGAATATGTGAAAAAACGGCAATATGATATTATCGTAATAATGATAACCTCGTATGCATCGCTCGAACTGGCTGTTAAAGCCACCCGTGATGGTGCCTATGATTTTATTCCCAAGCCTTTCACACCACAGGAATTACGTTCATCGCTCGAAAACATTACCAAACAGCTTTTTCTGAAGCGGATGACGCAAAAACTCAACAAAGCAGGCAAAGAAATCCGCTTTCAGTTTTTGTCGGTGTTGTCGCACGAATTGAAAGCCCCGCTTAATGCTGTGGAGGGGTACTGCCGCATGATACGCGAAAAACAATTTGGCGAAAATGTGGATGCATATACAGAGATGCTCGACCGTTCTCTCGAACGCATACAAGGTATGCGCAACCTGATAATGGATATGCTCGATCTTACAAAAATTGAATCAGGCAAACCTACCCAACATCTTACAATGGTTGATATTAATGCCATAGCACGCAATGCTATGGATACCATGCGCCCTTATGCTATTCAGAAAGACGTGGATATGTATCTGAATACAAAGGAAAGTATAATCATGACAGCCGACAACGATGAAATTGAAATTATTTTCAACAATTTAATATCGAATGCCGTAAAATACAATAAAGAAGGAGGACGCGTTGATTGTTCTGTACGGCGCGAAAAGGATAGTGTTAAAATAATAATATCCGATACAGGAATAGGAATAAGCCAGGAAGATTCCGAACGCATCTTCCAGGATTTTGTACGCATAAAAAACCAGGAAACAAAAAATATTACCGGTAGCGGGCTGGGACTTTCCATCGTCAGAAAAATAGTTGATATGTATAAAGGCGATATCGAAGTTCAAAGTACCCCTGGCAAAGGAAGTACATTTACCATTACTTTACCCGTTGACTAA
- a CDS encoding 4Fe-4S binding protein, which produces METIASNPNSQFLINEVLLAETGVYAKEINERLLLITRNKITHPVIYIGMGTCGKVAGAEYTKQAIIQYIDEKKLNVEVIEVGCIGLCSAEPLVNVQLPGKARVSFEKITSDKVDTLLDGIFNYSVPSEYVLGQFPHANHEEWDGVPYFFNHPFFATQKRIVLQNCGIIDPLSIEDYIARGGYRAFIKTITKFTSEKVCETVEQSGLRGRGGGGFFTGEKWKIAHSSAGDEKFLICNADESDPGAFMDRAIIEGDPHRLIEGIAIAAYAIGATKAFIYIRAEYILALERLKKAILQAKEFGLLGENIYNSGFNLHLIVKQGAGAFVCGEETALINSIEGKRGQPRSKPPYPAVEGLYNKPTVVNNVETLANIPSIIENGALWFNEIGTGNSKGTKVFAMTGKIRNAGLVEIPMGTTLRHIIFDICDGIREMKELKAVHIGGPSGSCITPQNLDIEIDYDSLIGIGAIMGSGGMVVMDENTCMVDIAKYFMNFLQRESCGKCIPCREGTRRMHEILENITKRPSNESGYETLERFKGIMQLESLAEVIRTTSLCGLGQTAPNPLLSTLKWFREEYEEHIFDRKCKAGVCKDLRLFYIDVDKCTGCTLCIKKCPADAIIGTPRSPHFIIEEKCTGCGICYDICKFVAISVK; this is translated from the coding sequence ATGGAAACGATAGCATCAAACCCCAACAGTCAGTTCCTGATTAATGAAGTTTTACTTGCCGAAACAGGCGTGTATGCAAAGGAAATAAATGAAAGACTTTTATTGATCACCCGGAATAAAATTACTCATCCGGTTATTTACATTGGTATGGGTACCTGCGGAAAAGTAGCAGGAGCAGAATACACAAAACAGGCTATTATTCAATATATAGACGAGAAAAAACTCAACGTTGAAGTAATTGAAGTCGGATGTATCGGTTTATGCTCGGCAGAACCTTTAGTTAACGTACAGTTACCGGGCAAAGCAAGGGTATCTTTTGAAAAAATAACTTCTGATAAGGTGGACACTCTTCTTGATGGCATTTTTAATTATTCTGTACCTTCTGAATATGTACTCGGGCAGTTTCCGCATGCCAACCATGAGGAGTGGGATGGAGTGCCTTATTTTTTCAACCATCCTTTTTTTGCCACACAAAAAAGAATTGTTTTACAGAACTGCGGTATCATTGATCCCTTATCAATAGAGGATTATATCGCAAGAGGGGGATACCGTGCTTTTATAAAAACCATTACAAAGTTTACATCTGAAAAGGTATGTGAAACGGTAGAACAAAGCGGATTGAGGGGAAGAGGCGGTGGCGGTTTTTTTACGGGGGAAAAATGGAAAATTGCCCATTCCTCTGCCGGAGACGAAAAATTCCTTATTTGTAATGCAGATGAAAGTGATCCCGGAGCCTTTATGGACAGGGCAATCATCGAAGGCGATCCGCACAGGCTGATTGAGGGTATCGCAATAGCTGCTTATGCCATAGGAGCCACCAAAGCTTTTATCTATATCAGAGCTGAATACATTCTGGCACTTGAACGATTGAAAAAAGCTATATTACAGGCAAAAGAATTCGGATTGTTGGGCGAAAATATTTATAACAGTGGATTTAACCTGCATTTGATTGTGAAACAAGGTGCAGGAGCATTTGTCTGTGGAGAAGAAACAGCACTTATCAATTCTATTGAGGGAAAACGCGGTCAGCCCCGCTCAAAACCTCCTTACCCAGCAGTAGAAGGATTGTACAATAAACCTACTGTGGTAAACAATGTGGAAACCCTTGCCAATATTCCTTCAATTATTGAAAACGGGGCTCTTTGGTTCAACGAAATCGGGACAGGAAATAGTAAGGGAACTAAGGTATTTGCCATGACCGGGAAAATCCGGAATGCGGGTTTGGTTGAAATTCCGATGGGAACCACTTTGCGACATATTATTTTTGATATCTGCGATGGAATCCGCGAAATGAAAGAATTGAAAGCTGTACACATCGGGGGACCTTCTGGTAGCTGTATTACACCACAAAATCTTGATATAGAAATAGACTATGACTCACTTATCGGAATAGGTGCTATCATGGGATCGGGCGGGATGGTTGTGATGGATGAAAATACCTGTATGGTGGATATTGCCAAATACTTTATGAATTTTTTGCAACGGGAAAGTTGTGGAAAGTGTATCCCCTGCAGAGAAGGAACCCGAAGGATGCACGAAATACTGGAAAATATTACTAAACGTCCTTCTAATGAGAGTGGATATGAAACTCTTGAACGCTTTAAAGGGATTATGCAATTGGAAAGTCTTGCCGAAGTAATCCGTACTACTTCGCTTTGTGGCTTAGGACAAACGGCACCCAATCCCTTGCTTAGCACACTTAAATGGTTCAGAGAAGAATATGAAGAACATATTTTTGACAGAAAATGTAAAGCCGGAGTTTGTAAGGATCTTCGTTTGTTTTATATAGACGTGGATAAATGTACAGGTTGCACTCTTTGTATCAAAAAATGCCCTGCCGATGCCATTATTGGTACACCTCGTTCGCCCCACTTTATTATCGAAGAAAAATGTACAGGATGTGGAATATGCTATGACATCTGCAAATTTGTTGCTATTTCGGTTAAATAA
- a CDS encoding bifunctional riboflavin kinase/FMN adenylyltransferase, with translation MKIFHNLEDIRNIKKPVVTTGSFDGVHVGHKTIIRRINTLARQIGGESVLVTFHPHPRKVLYPDTAGKNLLLINSQEEKIELLRKTGLDNLVIINFTIEFSRLSSIDFIRNILVGKLHASIVVIGFNHHFGHNAEGDFNYLYELGKYYNFKVEEIPEQDIHNETVSSTLIRNALLEGKIERATAYLDHHYMIIGKMFKMEESLVFADFPTINILIEEECKLIPPDGVYAVSAQLKDAVYKGLVNIKNFSQKNERSLKDISVELHAFGTDTYPTDENVTLLFAKRIRDERTFSGLEELKKQLASDKAIVEDLIY, from the coding sequence ATGAAAATATTTCATAATTTAGAGGATATAAGGAATATTAAAAAACCGGTGGTAACTACCGGCTCATTTGATGGTGTGCATGTGGGACATAAAACAATTATCCGACGAATTAATACCCTTGCCCGGCAAATTGGTGGTGAATCCGTGCTCGTTACTTTCCATCCGCATCCGCGCAAAGTGCTATATCCCGATACAGCAGGGAAAAATCTGCTACTTATCAATTCGCAGGAGGAAAAAATAGAACTGCTTCGCAAAACAGGACTCGACAATCTTGTAATCATCAATTTTACCATCGAATTTTCCCGTTTGTCTTCCATTGACTTTATCCGGAATATTCTTGTGGGGAAACTCCATGCAAGCATAGTGGTAATAGGGTTCAACCATCACTTCGGGCACAATGCCGAAGGGGATTTTAATTATTTATATGAGTTAGGGAAATACTATAATTTTAAAGTAGAGGAAATTCCCGAACAGGATATCCACAACGAAACCGTAAGCTCAACTCTTATCCGGAATGCACTGCTCGAAGGGAAAATTGAAAGGGCAACAGCTTATCTTGACCATCATTACATGATAATCGGGAAAATGTTTAAAATGGAGGAATCGCTTGTGTTTGCCGATTTTCCTACCATCAATATCCTGATAGAAGAAGAATGTAAACTTATTCCTCCCGATGGTGTGTATGCAGTGAGTGCACAGCTAAAAGATGCCGTTTACAAGGGTTTGGTGAACATTAAAAACTTTTCACAGAAAAATGAACGTAGCCTGAAGGATATATCTGTTGAATTGCACGCTTTTGGAACAGATACCTATCCCACAGACGAAAATGTAACCCTGTTGTTTGCCAAACGCATACGCGACGAAAGAACTTTTTCTGGTTTGGAAGAGTTGAAAAAGCAATTAGCAAGTGATAAAGCCATAGTGGAGGACTTGATTTATTGA
- a CDS encoding [FeFe] hydrogenase, group A encodes MIINIEVNNKSIKAKRGETILSALSRNGISIPVLCHMDGLDATGSCRMCVVEVENLPNLIPACSYPVEEWMKIWTHSPKVVNARKTIVELLLSNHPDDCLYCERNGSCELQNFAIELNVRERRFPGKKNKYKTDPSSASLVRDPAKCVLCGRCVRMCDEILDIAAIDFIGRGNKSLITPALSKPLNLSNCINCGQCIMVCPTGALHEKIHFRELQDALHNPNLHVVIQYSSAVPITLADEFGIKPGKDIHGKLNAALRKIGFDKVFETAFAVDLSIIEQSEELIQRLQNKEKLPMFTSCCPGWIKYIEQFSPDFIENISTCKSPQQMLGAVLNSYYAEIQNIPAEKIYSVSVMPCTAKKFEAQREQMTHKGISDVDAVLTTRELIKLITLNGINITQCEPELPDLPFRNRSSAGKIVSASGGMLEAVLRTIYFKLTGKELPGLKINEIRGSKGYKEAKLKIGNHVLGVAAVNGMGSVRKLLNELANGRNDLHFIEVMACPGGCINGGGQPLYKDIATLKNRAKSLYDADEIESIRVAHKNTGVNELYQNFFTTPLSEKCQQYLHTTYKKREVLL; translated from the coding sequence ATGATCATCAATATAGAAGTTAATAATAAGTCTATAAAAGCCAAAAGGGGAGAAACCATACTGTCGGCGCTTTCCCGCAATGGAATTTCCATTCCTGTGTTGTGCCATATGGACGGACTTGATGCTACCGGTTCGTGCCGTATGTGTGTTGTGGAAGTAGAAAACTTACCCAATCTCATTCCTGCCTGCTCATATCCGGTGGAAGAATGGATGAAAATATGGACGCATTCTCCTAAGGTAGTCAATGCCCGTAAAACTATAGTGGAATTATTGCTGTCAAACCACCCCGACGATTGTCTGTATTGTGAAAGAAACGGAAGCTGTGAACTGCAAAATTTTGCTATCGAACTCAATGTAAGAGAAAGGCGTTTTCCGGGTAAAAAAAATAAATACAAAACCGATCCCTCAAGTGCAAGCCTTGTACGTGACCCTGCCAAATGTGTTTTATGTGGAAGGTGCGTTCGTATGTGCGACGAAATACTCGATATTGCCGCCATTGATTTTATCGGGAGGGGAAATAAAAGTCTTATCACCCCTGCACTCAGCAAGCCGCTCAATCTTTCCAACTGTATAAACTGTGGTCAATGTATTATGGTTTGTCCCACAGGTGCCCTGCACGAAAAAATTCATTTCCGCGAACTCCAGGATGCTCTGCATAATCCTAATCTGCATGTGGTAATTCAATATTCATCTGCTGTACCGATAACACTTGCCGATGAATTTGGCATAAAGCCCGGAAAGGATATTCATGGTAAACTTAATGCCGCTTTACGGAAAATCGGGTTTGATAAAGTGTTCGAAACGGCTTTTGCAGTTGACCTTTCCATCATTGAGCAAAGTGAAGAATTGATTCAGCGACTGCAGAACAAAGAAAAACTGCCCATGTTTACCAGTTGTTGCCCGGGTTGGATAAAATATATCGAACAGTTTAGTCCTGATTTTATTGAAAATATTTCCACCTGCAAGTCGCCCCAGCAGATGTTGGGTGCAGTGTTGAACAGTTATTATGCCGAAATCCAGAATATACCTGCAGAAAAAATTTACAGTGTTTCGGTGATGCCCTGTACTGCCAAGAAATTTGAAGCCCAACGTGAACAAATGACACACAAAGGCATTTCTGATGTGGATGCCGTTCTTACAACCCGTGAATTGATAAAACTCATCACTTTAAATGGGATTAATATTACCCAATGCGAACCCGAACTTCCTGATCTCCCGTTCCGGAACAGAAGCAGTGCAGGTAAAATAGTAAGTGCAAGTGGTGGAATGCTCGAAGCAGTATTGCGAACAATATACTTTAAACTTACAGGGAAAGAATTACCCGGTTTAAAAATTAATGAAATAAGAGGAAGCAAGGGGTACAAGGAAGCAAAATTAAAAATTGGAAACCATGTTCTTGGCGTAGCTGCCGTAAATGGGATGGGCTCTGTACGCAAATTGCTTAACGAACTTGCCAACGGACGAAATGATCTGCATTTTATTGAAGTGATGGCTTGCCCCGGAGGTTGCATTAATGGTGGCGGGCAGCCTCTTTATAAAGACATCGCTACATTAAAAAACCGGGCAAAATCTTTGTATGATGCCGATGAAATTGAATCTATCAGGGTTGCACACAAAAATACCGGGGTTAATGAACTATACCAAAACTTTTTTACGACTCCGCTTAGCGAAAAATGCCAGCAATATTTGCATACCACTTATAAAAAACGTGAAGTACTTTTATAA
- the nuoE gene encoding NADH-quinone oxidoreductase subunit NuoE gives MHTSIEEIIKKHLRNQKDNLITVLQEIQDEFGYISEESLIKVGEYLRMPASKIYGIATFYDQFRFEPKGKHHICICRGTACHVISSGTILREFEKQLKIKAGQTTRDGVFSLEVVQCVGACSLAPVISINGKFYSKITQTSIKEIIQECKQKEM, from the coding sequence ATGCATACTTCCATAGAAGAAATAATCAAAAAGCATCTGCGAAACCAGAAAGATAACCTTATCACTGTTTTACAGGAGATACAGGACGAATTTGGATATATTTCCGAAGAATCGCTCATAAAAGTTGGCGAATACCTGCGAATGCCGGCAAGCAAAATATATGGTATTGCTACTTTTTACGACCAGTTTCGTTTCGAGCCAAAAGGCAAGCACCATATTTGTATTTGTAGGGGCACAGCCTGCCATGTAATTAGCTCAGGTACCATTTTACGGGAATTTGAAAAACAATTAAAAATCAAAGCAGGACAAACTACGCGCGACGGTGTATTCAGCCTCGAGGTTGTGCAATGTGTGGGTGCCTGCAGTTTGGCTCCGGTAATTTCAATAAATGGTAAATTTTATTCAAAAATAACCCAAACTAGCATTAAGGAAATTATTCAGGAATGTAAACAAAAGGAGATGTAA
- a CDS encoding ATP-binding protein, which translates to MISTSDKKHLVYTIKEKCRVCYTCVRECPSKAIKIIHGQAEVISDRCVACGNCIKVCSQYAKVFRKDIAQMFTLLDAEEKVIAMIAPSFPAEFSEFENYQTFIGMVRALGFYKVVEVAFGADLVAMQYKKILLNRNAVPCITSDCPAIVSYIEKYHPDLISNLAPIISPMVAMNRVVRNKYGSDVKIVFIGPCIAKKAESEEIDCVITFRELREVFKMKNISTQNTIASVFDPPLGGKGGIFPVNRGLLRTIDIEEDILDGNIVVAEGRNNFQEAIREFEAKLVEQEHLELLCCDGCIMGPGMSPYPFFSGNSHRFTKKSRVRKYVLQKLEKFDLMEWERNVREFAGIDFSKTFVNHDMRPNKPPKQQIDEVYISMGKTNPQDHLDCGVCGYDSCEEHAIAIIKGLAEVEMCLPYAIEKLHNSVRELNDSNAKLASAQQALKQSEKLASLGQLSAGIAHELNNPLGVITMYSNILKDDALENDPIRKDLELIVDQADRCKKIVSGLLNFARKNQVNFEELNVNKLMEKSISSVIVPKNVKISLNTINKNPIGMLDKDQMTQVFTNLIKNAVEAMPSGGKISITINDTNDEMLFSVSDSGTGIAPENMGKLFTPFFTTKGIGKGTGLGLPIIYGIVKMHKGSIVVNSNNNPEKGSTGTTFKITLPRVHTD; encoded by the coding sequence ATGATCAGTACATCCGATAAAAAACATCTTGTTTACACCATCAAAGAAAAATGTAGGGTTTGCTATACCTGTGTCAGGGAATGTCCTTCTAAAGCCATAAAAATCATTCATGGGCAGGCAGAAGTAATTTCAGACCGGTGCGTTGCCTGCGGAAATTGCATAAAAGTTTGCAGCCAGTATGCAAAAGTTTTTCGGAAAGATATTGCACAAATGTTTACACTTCTTGATGCCGAGGAAAAAGTTATAGCCATGATTGCACCGAGTTTCCCTGCTGAATTTAGTGAGTTTGAGAATTATCAGACGTTTATTGGAATGGTACGTGCACTGGGATTTTATAAGGTAGTAGAAGTGGCTTTCGGCGCCGACCTTGTAGCCATGCAGTACAAGAAAATACTGCTAAACCGGAATGCAGTTCCCTGTATAACATCTGATTGCCCCGCAATTGTATCGTATATCGAAAAATACCATCCCGATTTAATATCTAACTTGGCTCCGATAATTTCGCCTATGGTGGCGATGAACAGGGTGGTAAGAAACAAATATGGCAGCGATGTGAAAATTGTTTTTATCGGACCCTGTATAGCTAAAAAAGCCGAATCGGAAGAAATTGACTGTGTGATTACTTTTCGCGAATTGCGGGAAGTTTTCAAAATGAAGAATATCAGCACTCAAAATACAATAGCTTCGGTATTTGATCCTCCGCTGGGAGGGAAAGGAGGGATTTTTCCTGTAAATCGTGGATTATTGCGCACAATTGATATTGAAGAGGATATCCTTGATGGAAACATCGTTGTTGCCGAGGGAAGAAACAATTTTCAGGAAGCTATTCGCGAATTTGAAGCCAAATTGGTGGAACAGGAACACCTTGAACTGTTGTGCTGCGATGGTTGTATTATGGGACCAGGAATGTCACCTTATCCGTTCTTTTCAGGAAACAGTCATCGTTTTACTAAAAAATCGAGGGTAAGGAAATATGTTTTACAGAAACTCGAAAAATTCGACCTGATGGAGTGGGAAAGAAATGTGAGAGAGTTTGCTGGTATTGATTTTTCGAAAACATTTGTAAACCATGATATGCGCCCAAATAAACCTCCAAAACAACAAATAGATGAGGTTTATATAAGTATGGGGAAAACAAATCCCCAGGATCATCTCGATTGCGGAGTTTGCGGATATGATTCCTGCGAAGAACATGCCATCGCAATAATAAAAGGACTTGCCGAGGTTGAAATGTGTTTGCCCTATGCAATTGAAAAATTACATAATTCTGTAAGAGAGCTTAATGATTCAAATGCAAAGTTAGCTTCTGCTCAACAGGCATTGAAACAGAGCGAAAAATTGGCAAGTCTTGGACAGCTTTCGGCAGGAATTGCTCATGAACTGAACAATCCGCTTGGAGTAATTACCATGTACAGTAATATTTTAAAAGATGATGCACTCGAAAACGACCCTATAAGAAAAGATCTTGAGCTTATAGTTGATCAGGCTGACCGTTGTAAAAAAATTGTCAGCGGTCTGCTTAATTTTGCACGCAAAAACCAGGTGAATTTTGAAGAATTGAATGTGAATAAACTTATGGAGAAAAGTATCAGCTCGGTAATTGTGCCTAAAAATGTGAAAATTTCACTCAATACGATTAATAAAAACCCGATAGGGATGCTTGACAAAGATCAAATGACACAAGTGTTTACCAACCTGATTAAAAATGCGGTAGAAGCTATGCCATCCGGCGGAAAAATCAGTATTACCATTAACGATACAAACGATGAGATGCTGTTCAGCGTTTCGGACTCAGGTACGGGTATTGCTCCTGAAAATATGGGAAAACTTTTCACTCCCTTCTTTACAACCAAAGGCATAGGAAAAGGTACCGGATTGGGCTTGCCTATCATCTATGGTATAGTGAAAATGCACAAAGGCAGCATAGTAGTAAATTCAAATAATAACCCTGAAAAAGGTTCCACAGGAACAACTTTCAAAATAACATTACCAAGAGTTCACACTGATTAA